One genomic region from Microthrixaceae bacterium encodes:
- a CDS encoding TetR family transcriptional regulator, translating to MGEQTDARDTPTDSIIAPDLQPRRRPVQQRSRERFARILESARELLLNTGFETLTCEAIAANAGLPVGTLYQFFPNKFSIVCELDRLDTESVAAEVDRFAEQIPTPDWAELLDAVIDHLADAWLADPSRRFVWLSMQATNATRDAAAIHQQQLFERVGRVLAPLTPKMPRPERTMIAQVVVHTVYSMLNFSVREPETRQASVRETKRLVLAYLAEASKQPFEVSPASGRASSTSKRRGAQ from the coding sequence ATGGGCGAGCAGACCGACGCGCGCGATACCCCGACCGATTCGATCATCGCGCCCGACCTCCAGCCCCGGCGTCGACCGGTGCAACAGCGGAGCCGAGAGCGGTTCGCGCGCATTTTGGAATCGGCGCGTGAGCTGTTGTTGAACACCGGCTTTGAGACCCTCACCTGTGAGGCGATCGCGGCCAACGCCGGACTTCCGGTCGGCACGCTCTATCAGTTCTTCCCCAACAAGTTCTCGATCGTGTGCGAACTCGATCGCCTCGACACCGAATCGGTGGCGGCCGAGGTCGACCGCTTCGCCGAGCAGATCCCGACCCCGGATTGGGCCGAGTTGCTCGACGCCGTGATCGACCATCTCGCCGATGCGTGGCTCGCGGATCCGTCGCGCCGCTTCGTGTGGCTCTCGATGCAGGCGACGAACGCGACCCGCGACGCCGCAGCGATCCACCAACAGCAGCTCTTCGAACGGGTCGGGCGGGTCCTGGCGCCGCTCACGCCGAAGATGCCGCGCCCGGAACGCACGATGATCGCTCAGGTCGTGGTGCACACCGTGTATTCGATGCTGAACTTCTCGGTGCGCGAACCCGAGACGCGCCAGGCCTCGGTTCGCGAGACCAAACGGCTCGTGCTCGCGTATCTGGCCGAGGCGTCGAAGCAGCCTTTCGAGGTTTCCCCGGCCTCCGGCAGGGCTAGCTCCACTTCCAAGCGTCGAGGCGCTCAATAA